One segment of Massilia sp. Se16.2.3 DNA contains the following:
- the rimM gene encoding ribosome maturation factor RimM (Essential for efficient processing of 16S rRNA), producing the protein MSDSAVAQGAQAPDDLTQVGYVSGAYGITGGIRVTPFSTDADALLSVKTWWLDKPSLRCVTVRTAKMHGGDVVATLVGMSDRNLAEALKGAAVHVSRREFPSLEEDEYYWSDLIGLDAVNLEGEALGKVTDMMSNGAQSILRIEPVADPESSEKAPERLVPFVDQFVKTVDLKQKRITLDWGLDY; encoded by the coding sequence TTGTCCGATTCAGCAGTTGCACAAGGGGCGCAGGCCCCCGACGACCTGACCCAGGTCGGGTATGTGTCCGGTGCCTATGGCATTACCGGCGGTATCCGCGTCACGCCGTTTTCGACGGATGCGGATGCGCTGCTGAGCGTGAAGACCTGGTGGCTCGACAAGCCGAGCCTGCGCTGCGTCACCGTACGCACCGCGAAGATGCATGGCGGCGACGTGGTCGCCACCCTGGTCGGGATGAGTGACCGCAACCTGGCGGAGGCGCTGAAAGGCGCCGCCGTCCATGTGTCGCGCCGCGAGTTTCCCTCGCTTGAAGAAGACGAGTACTACTGGTCCGACCTGATTGGCCTCGATGCGGTCAACCTCGAGGGTGAAGCCCTCGGCAAGGTAACCGACATGATGAGCAATGGCGCGCAATCCATCCTGCGCATCGAGCCCGTCGCCGATCCGGAAAGCAGCGAAAAGGCGCCCGAGCGCCTCGTGCCGTTTGTGGATCAGTTCGTGAAGACCGTCGATCTCAAGCAGAAAAGAATTACCCTGGACTGGGGCCTGGATTATTAA
- the trmD gene encoding tRNA (guanosine(37)-N1)-methyltransferase TrmD: MQFDVVSLFPEMFAALTQSGVTRRAFEQERWGLTLWNPRDFTQDRHRTVDDRPYGGGPGMVMLARPLEATINAAKARQVELGLPAPRVVFMSPQGKPLTHERVMALKDEPGLVVLCGRYEAVDQRLLDRLVDEEISLGDFVLSGGELPAMALMDAVVRQLPGVLGDDASAVEDSFVNGLLDSPHYTRPEVYEGVAVPPVLLGGNHAEIIKWRRQRMLEATSKKRPELLDKARAAGQLSPADEQFLATLPPG; the protein is encoded by the coding sequence ATGCAGTTTGACGTCGTGAGCTTGTTTCCCGAGATGTTTGCCGCGTTGACGCAGTCGGGTGTGACCCGCCGCGCCTTCGAGCAGGAGCGCTGGGGCCTGACCCTGTGGAATCCACGCGATTTCACCCAGGATCGCCACCGCACCGTGGATGACCGCCCGTATGGCGGTGGCCCCGGGATGGTGATGCTGGCCCGCCCGCTCGAAGCGACGATCAACGCCGCCAAGGCACGCCAGGTTGAACTCGGCCTGCCGGCGCCGCGCGTGGTGTTCATGTCGCCGCAAGGCAAGCCGCTGACGCACGAACGTGTCATGGCGCTGAAAGACGAGCCCGGCCTGGTCGTCCTGTGCGGCCGCTACGAAGCGGTCGACCAGCGCTTGCTGGACCGCCTAGTCGATGAGGAAATTTCCCTTGGCGACTTCGTGCTTTCCGGCGGCGAGTTGCCGGCGATGGCCTTGATGGATGCCGTAGTGCGGCAATTGCCTGGTGTGCTGGGCGACGACGCCTCGGCGGTCGAAGACAGTTTCGTCAACGGCTTGCTCGATTCGCCGCATTACACCCGCCCGGAAGTGTACGAGGGCGTCGCGGTACCGCCGGTTCTACTGGGCGGCAACCACGCGGAAATTATCAAATGGCGCCGCCAGCGCATGCTGGAAGCGACATCGAAGAAGCGGCCCGAGCTGCTGGACAAGGCGCGTGCCGCCGGCCAGCTGAGCCCGGCCGATGAACAGTTTTTGGCCACGCTCCCTCCGGGGTAG
- the rplS gene encoding 50S ribosomal protein L19, translating to MNLIQQLEQEEIARLGRSIPDFAPGDTVIVNVNVVEGNRKRAQAYEGVVISRRNRGLNSNFIVRKISSGEGVERTFQLYSPLIASIEVKRRGDVRRAKLYYLRERSGKSARIKEKLPQRRVAAAPAAE from the coding sequence ATGAATCTGATTCAACAACTCGAGCAGGAAGAAATCGCGCGCCTCGGCCGCAGCATTCCTGATTTCGCACCTGGCGACACCGTGATCGTCAATGTCAACGTCGTCGAAGGCAACCGCAAGCGCGCCCAGGCATACGAAGGCGTCGTCATCTCGCGTCGTAACCGTGGTCTGAACTCGAACTTCATCGTTCGCAAGATCTCGTCGGGCGAAGGCGTGGAACGTACGTTCCAGCTGTACTCCCCACTGATCGCTTCGATCGAAGTCAAGCGTCGCGGTGATGTCCGCCGTGCGAAGCTGTACTATCTGCGTGAGCGTTCGGGCAAATCGGCGCGTATCAAAGAAAAGCTGCCGCAGCGTCGCGTCGCGGCCGCTCCAGCCGCTGAGTAA
- a CDS encoding CoA pyrophosphatase, protein MLVAKVNFDPSHLPIDAVAGEPAIDADLLTPSRLRVRFANARRAWEPETGEETPFQPGLKLRRAAVLVPLVARPEGLTVLLTQRTEHLSSHGGQISFPGGRAEELDSSPIETALRETEEEIGLHRRHIEILGVLPEYITASAYRIRPVVALVMPPFDLLADPNEVAEIFEVPLAFLMSGAHHQRMSFELPEGAGRRSFYAMPYEKFFIWGATAGMLRNLFHFLRAGHI, encoded by the coding sequence ATGCTTGTGGCCAAGGTGAATTTCGACCCCTCGCACCTGCCGATCGATGCCGTTGCCGGCGAGCCGGCCATCGACGCAGACCTGCTTACCCCGAGCCGCTTGCGCGTCCGCTTTGCCAACGCGCGCCGCGCCTGGGAACCGGAAACAGGCGAGGAAACGCCATTCCAGCCTGGCCTGAAGCTGCGCCGCGCCGCGGTGCTGGTGCCGCTGGTGGCGCGTCCGGAAGGGCTCACCGTGCTGCTGACCCAGCGCACCGAACACCTGAGCAGCCATGGCGGCCAGATCAGCTTCCCGGGCGGCCGCGCCGAGGAGCTCGACTCCTCGCCAATCGAGACCGCCCTGCGCGAAACCGAGGAGGAAATCGGCCTGCACCGCCGCCACATCGAGATCCTCGGCGTGCTGCCCGAATACATTACGGCCAGTGCCTACCGCATCCGTCCGGTCGTCGCCCTGGTCATGCCGCCGTTTGATCTGCTCGCCGATCCGAACGAGGTCGCCGAGATCTTCGAGGTGCCGCTGGCCTTCCTGATGAGCGGTGCGCATCACCAGCGCATGTCCTTCGAATTGCCCGAGGGGGCAGGGCGGCGCAGCTTCTACGCCATGCCTTATGAAAAATTTTTCATCTGGGGGGCGACGGCCGGCATGCTACGCAACCTCTTCCATTTCTTGCGCGCCGGACACATCTAA
- a CDS encoding CobD/CbiB family protein has translation MTFLSILCALLIEQLKPLRADNQVYSGIKTLAMRIEGWFNAGEAKNGRMGWFLMMALLVLPVAIVHWTLARYQVFLVFALNVAIVYLTLGFRHYSHYFTSIQLALNNGDEATARTLLAEWTRLDTVGMDAGEIARIAVEKSLITTHRSVFGVFFWFLVGGPACAVLYRVSEYLARAWNEPEHMRNEAFGQFAAKAFYWIDWVPVRLTAIAFAVVGNFEDAIYAWRNFADRWSEESRGIILAAGGGAMGVRLGTPYENAPQLLPADAALVDMTDAEAEVLPGEEPNLRALQSTVGLVWRALILWMILLLLLSSVMWLG, from the coding sequence ATGACATTTTTATCGATTCTGTGCGCCCTGCTCATCGAGCAGTTGAAACCGCTGCGCGCAGATAACCAGGTCTACAGCGGCATCAAGACCCTGGCGATGCGCATCGAGGGCTGGTTCAATGCCGGCGAAGCGAAAAACGGCCGCATGGGCTGGTTCCTGATGATGGCATTGCTGGTGCTGCCCGTCGCCATCGTCCACTGGACCCTGGCCCGCTACCAGGTATTCCTCGTGTTTGCCCTGAACGTCGCCATCGTCTACCTGACGCTGGGCTTTCGCCACTACAGCCATTACTTCACGTCCATCCAGTTGGCCCTCAACAACGGCGACGAAGCCACCGCCCGTACCCTGCTGGCGGAATGGACCCGGCTCGACACGGTCGGCATGGACGCCGGCGAAATTGCCCGCATCGCCGTGGAAAAGTCGCTGATCACGACCCACCGTAGCGTGTTCGGCGTGTTCTTCTGGTTCCTCGTGGGCGGCCCGGCCTGCGCCGTGCTCTACCGCGTGTCCGAATACCTGGCCCGTGCCTGGAACGAGCCCGAGCATATGCGTAACGAAGCCTTCGGCCAGTTCGCCGCGAAAGCTTTCTACTGGATCGACTGGGTGCCGGTGCGCCTGACGGCGATTGCCTTTGCCGTGGTAGGCAATTTCGAGGATGCGATTTACGCCTGGCGCAATTTCGCCGACCGCTGGTCGGAAGAGTCGCGCGGCATCATCCTCGCTGCCGGCGGCGGCGCCATGGGTGTGCGCCTGGGCACCCCGTACGAGAATGCCCCGCAACTGCTGCCGGCCGACGCCGCCCTGGTCGACATGACCGATGCCGAAGCCGAGGTGCTGCCGGGCGAGGAGCCGAACCTGCGCGCCCTGCAAAGCACGGTGGGACTTGTCTGGCGTGCCCTGATATTATGGATGATCCTGTTGCTCCTCCTGTCGAGCGTGATGTGGCTCGGCTGA
- a CDS encoding DUF3579 domain-containing protein produces MAELPHTGTETAAGEFFILGLTNAGRQFRPSDWAERLCGVMSCFRPEGSGGRNAHLQFSPYVHPTMVNGVKAVVVDKTLQKAEPLAYHFVINFAKDNDLQLVDACFVELPGDSKA; encoded by the coding sequence ATGGCCGAGTTACCGCACACCGGGACCGAAACCGCCGCCGGCGAGTTCTTCATCCTGGGCCTCACGAATGCAGGCAGGCAGTTCCGTCCCAGCGACTGGGCGGAGCGCCTGTGCGGGGTCATGTCCTGCTTCCGGCCCGAAGGCAGCGGCGGGCGCAATGCCCACCTGCAGTTTTCTCCCTACGTACACCCGACCATGGTGAACGGCGTCAAGGCCGTTGTCGTCGACAAGACCCTGCAAAAAGCCGAACCGCTGGCCTACCACTTCGTCATCAATTTCGCCAAGGACAACGACCTGCAGTTGGTCGATGCCTGCTTTGTCGAGCTGCCGGGCGATAGCAAGGCGTAA
- a CDS encoding CBS domain-containing protein: MNIGDICTVQTISCTRDETVQGVALLMRKHHVGDLVVVDGSDGEATPVGIVTDRDIVVSVIALGLDPASLLVGDIMSDDLLTCREDDDVYQTIEHMRLRGIRRVPVVKRNGGLAGIVSADDLLEFLAEEMGDLSRISGNQQAHERRARH; the protein is encoded by the coding sequence ATGAACATCGGCGACATCTGCACCGTCCAGACGATCAGCTGCACGCGCGACGAAACCGTGCAGGGCGTGGCGCTCCTGATGCGCAAGCACCATGTCGGTGACCTCGTCGTCGTCGACGGCAGCGACGGCGAAGCCACGCCGGTCGGCATCGTCACCGACCGCGACATCGTCGTCTCCGTCATCGCGCTCGGTCTCGACCCGGCCAGCCTGCTCGTCGGCGACATCATGAGCGACGACCTGCTCACCTGCCGCGAGGACGACGACGTCTACCAGACCATCGAACACATGCGCCTGCGCGGCATCCGCCGGGTGCCGGTCGTGAAGCGCAACGGCGGCCTGGCCGGCATCGTCAGCGCCGACGACCTGCTCGAGTTCCTCGCCGAAGAGATGGGCGACCTGTCGCGCATCAGCGGCAACCAGCAGGCGCACGAACGGCGCGCGCGTCACTGA
- a CDS encoding pitrilysin family protein, producing the protein MNLTSFKQRLPAQLTAGALIFLLAGAAASAPLPKGVQLGASVEGITEYRLANGLKVLLFPDNSRPTVTVNVTYLVGSRHENYGETGMAHLLEHLLFKGAKKNPDITRQFADRGMDFNGTTSLDRTNYYEVFQAAPGNLDWALQMEADRMTGSFIAQKDLDSEMTVVRNEFESGENSPTGVLAKRMQSVAYDWHSYGRSTIGNRSDIENVRIANLQAFYRTYYQPDNAVLLVAGKFEPNATLAKINRLFGAIPKPKRQLPQFWTVEPTQDGERSFAVRRQGDVQIVMLGYKVPSSLHDDSDVMAFASAILGDVPTGRLHKSLVETGKASQVFTFGETGYAPGLQYVGAVVKKGEPLEPVRAALIEAVEHFGDTPPTEEEMARIRRTYENQLDRSLNDPQRVGVALSETIALGDWRLFFTGRERIKTISALEVAGVAKRYFRRDNRVTGVFIPEDSPLRAVIPPAPSVESILKDFKPRESKLVSEDFEPTQANILKRTQLATAGGVKLALLPKKNRGETVTVDLRQHMGDEKNLFGKGAVPELTAAMLVRGTSRYTREQLADEFERLRISGGLTHFQTTREHLPEALRLVAHVLKEPGFPQAEFEQLQRQSQVALEASRGEPQSVAARALNRHFDIYPKGDVRHANSIDEDLAELQAARLDELRAYHREFYGSVPAEMAVVGDFDPAVVTPLVEELFGSWKAAANVAPVLRGHAEIAPLATMLDTPDKENGFYAARLNLDLNIDDPDYPALTPANYIFGEGGLRSRLMDRIRQKDGLSYGGGSQLDAGDLDRAGGFEISAIAAPQNLRRLDAAVREELARAVTGGFTAAELAGAKSGLMQQRQQTRADDAALASGWTSYLYRNRTYEWSRQFEDKLMAVTLPQLNAAWRRAIDPKKLSVVMAGDEKKARPAP; encoded by the coding sequence ATGAATTTGACGAGTTTCAAGCAGCGCCTGCCCGCGCAACTGACCGCCGGCGCCCTGATCTTCCTCCTTGCCGGCGCCGCCGCGTCCGCGCCCCTGCCCAAGGGCGTGCAGCTCGGCGCCTCGGTCGAAGGGATCACCGAATACCGCCTGGCCAACGGCCTGAAGGTCCTGCTGTTTCCCGACAACTCGCGTCCGACCGTCACCGTGAACGTCACTTACCTGGTCGGCTCGCGCCACGAGAACTACGGCGAAACCGGCATGGCGCACCTGCTCGAGCACCTGCTGTTCAAGGGCGCGAAGAAGAACCCGGACATCACGCGCCAGTTCGCCGACCGCGGCATGGACTTCAACGGCACCACCTCGCTCGACCGCACCAACTACTACGAGGTGTTCCAGGCCGCGCCCGGCAACCTCGATTGGGCGCTGCAGATGGAAGCGGACCGCATGACCGGTTCCTTCATTGCCCAGAAAGACCTCGATTCCGAGATGACGGTCGTGCGCAACGAATTCGAGAGCGGCGAGAATTCGCCCACCGGCGTGCTGGCCAAGCGCATGCAGAGCGTGGCCTACGACTGGCACAGCTATGGCCGTTCGACCATCGGCAACCGCAGCGACATCGAGAACGTGCGCATCGCCAACCTGCAGGCCTTCTACCGCACCTATTACCAGCCGGACAACGCCGTGCTGCTGGTGGCCGGCAAGTTCGAGCCGAACGCGACCCTCGCGAAGATCAACCGCCTGTTCGGCGCGATTCCGAAGCCGAAGCGCCAGTTGCCGCAATTCTGGACGGTCGAGCCCACCCAGGACGGCGAGCGCAGCTTCGCGGTGCGGCGCCAGGGCGACGTCCAGATCGTCATGCTGGGTTACAAGGTGCCGTCCAGCCTGCACGACGACAGCGACGTGATGGCCTTCGCCTCCGCCATCCTGGGCGACGTGCCGACCGGGCGCCTGCACAAGAGCCTGGTCGAGACCGGCAAGGCGAGCCAGGTGTTCACGTTCGGCGAGACCGGCTACGCGCCCGGCCTGCAGTATGTCGGCGCCGTCGTGAAGAAGGGCGAGCCGCTCGAACCGGTGCGCGCCGCGCTGATCGAGGCCGTCGAGCACTTCGGCGACACGCCGCCGACGGAAGAGGAAATGGCGCGCATCCGCCGCACCTACGAAAACCAGCTCGACCGCAGCCTGAACGACCCGCAGCGGGTTGGCGTGGCGCTGTCCGAAACGATCGCGCTGGGCGACTGGCGCCTGTTCTTCACCGGCCGCGAACGCATCAAGACCATCAGCGCGCTCGAAGTGGCCGGCGTCGCCAAGCGCTACTTCCGGCGCGACAACCGCGTCACCGGCGTGTTCATCCCCGAGGACAGCCCGCTGCGCGCCGTGATCCCGCCGGCGCCGAGCGTGGAGAGCATCCTGAAGGACTTCAAGCCGCGCGAGTCCAAACTGGTGTCCGAGGATTTCGAGCCGACCCAGGCGAATATCCTGAAGCGCACCCAGCTGGCGACTGCCGGCGGCGTCAAGCTGGCGCTGCTGCCCAAGAAGAACCGTGGCGAGACCGTCACCGTCGACCTGCGCCAGCACATGGGCGACGAGAAGAACCTGTTCGGCAAGGGCGCCGTGCCCGAGCTGACCGCGGCGATGCTCGTGCGCGGCACCAGCCGCTACACGCGCGAACAGCTGGCCGACGAGTTCGAGCGCCTGCGCATTTCCGGCGGCCTGACCCATTTCCAGACCACGCGCGAACACCTGCCCGAGGCACTGCGCCTGGTGGCCCACGTGCTCAAGGAACCGGGCTTCCCGCAAGCCGAGTTCGAGCAGCTGCAGCGCCAGTCGCAGGTCGCGCTCGAGGCCAGCCGGGGCGAACCGCAATCGGTTGCCGCGCGCGCCCTGAACCGCCACTTCGACATCTACCCGAAGGGCGACGTGCGCCACGCGAACAGCATCGACGAAGACCTGGCCGAACTGCAGGCCGCGCGCCTGGACGAGCTGCGCGCCTACCACCGCGAATTCTACGGCAGCGTGCCGGCCGAGATGGCGGTGGTCGGCGACTTCGACCCGGCAGTGGTCACGCCGCTGGTCGAGGAGCTGTTCGGCAGCTGGAAGGCGGCCGCCAACGTGGCGCCGGTGCTGCGCGGCCATGCCGAGATCGCGCCGCTGGCGACCATGCTCGATACCCCGGACAAGGAGAACGGCTTCTACGCCGCGCGCCTGAACCTCGACCTGAACATCGACGACCCGGACTATCCGGCCCTGACCCCGGCGAACTACATCTTCGGCGAAGGCGGCCTGCGCTCGCGCCTGATGGACCGCATCCGCCAGAAGGATGGCCTGTCCTACGGCGGCGGTTCGCAGCTCGACGCCGGCGACCTGGACCGGGCAGGGGGCTTCGAGATCAGCGCCATCGCTGCACCGCAAAACCTGCGGCGCCTGGACGCGGCCGTGCGCGAGGAACTGGCGCGCGCCGTCACGGGCGGCTTCACCGCGGCCGAACTGGCGGGCGCCAAGTCGGGCCTGATGCAGCAACGCCAGCAGACCCGCGCCGACGACGCCGCCCTGGCCTCGGGCTGGACCTCTTACCTGTACCGCAACCGCACCTATGAATGGTCGCGCCAGTTCGAGGACAAGCTGATGGCGGTGACCCTGCCCCAGCTGAACGCGGCATGGCGCCGCGCCATCGACCCGAAGAAGCTGTCGGTCGTGATGGCCGGCGACGAGAAAAAGGCCAGGCCGGCGCCGTAA
- a CDS encoding SDR family oxidoreductase has protein sequence MKGRIKQEPKQEAKEGGLPFAGKVAIVTGGAAGIGRATALAFGRAGACVVVADVSVDGGHATAAMIVENGGKALFVQANVTRAADVEALVDKAVHHYGRVDCAVNSAALEDEGVPLADIDEAGFDRIMDVNVKGVWLSMKYQLRQMKKQGAGTIVNMSSALGLVGAPGMAAYAASKHAVAGLTKSAAAEYAGDGIRVNALCPGAVRTPMLARALKAEAAAEKKLREAHPMGRFAEPAEIANAVLWLCSEQSSFVTGHQLAVDGGLTAI, from the coding sequence ATGAAGGGCAGGATCAAGCAGGAACCGAAGCAGGAAGCGAAAGAGGGCGGCTTGCCGTTTGCCGGCAAGGTGGCGATCGTCACCGGCGGGGCTGCGGGCATCGGCCGTGCCACGGCGCTGGCCTTCGGGCGTGCCGGCGCATGTGTCGTGGTGGCCGACGTGTCGGTCGACGGCGGCCATGCCACGGCCGCGATGATCGTCGAGAACGGCGGCAAGGCCTTGTTCGTGCAGGCGAACGTGACGCGCGCGGCCGATGTCGAAGCGCTGGTCGACAAGGCGGTGCACCATTACGGCCGCGTCGACTGCGCGGTGAATTCGGCGGCGCTGGAGGACGAGGGCGTGCCGCTGGCCGACATCGACGAAGCCGGGTTCGACCGCATCATGGACGTCAACGTCAAGGGCGTCTGGCTGTCGATGAAGTACCAGCTGCGCCAGATGAAAAAGCAGGGCGCCGGCACCATCGTCAACATGTCCTCGGCGCTGGGCCTGGTCGGTGCGCCGGGCATGGCCGCCTACGCGGCCAGCAAGCATGCGGTGGCGGGCCTGACCAAGAGCGCCGCGGCGGAATATGCCGGGGACGGCATCCGCGTCAATGCGCTGTGCCCGGGTGCGGTGCGTACGCCGATGCTGGCACGCGCCCTGAAGGCGGAGGCGGCAGCCGAGAAGAAGCTGCGCGAAGCGCACCCGATGGGCCGCTTTGCCGAGCCGGCCGAAATCGCCAACGCGGTGCTGTGGCTGTGCTCGGAACAATCCTCGTTCGTGACCGGCCACCAGCTGGCAGTCGATGGCGGCCTGACCGCGATCTGA
- a CDS encoding tetratricopeptide repeat protein has protein sequence MSHFRLARLCLLLAAVGLNSAPALMTSAHAQKNDAPAAAAKNSVRPELAKLLDPAQLQPLISAKNTAELNARLGQADALPNKTPYETYVITRMKMVSASIANDTAAFATTSEQVIQSGFEPKEMQPKLVLTLADMQFKAANYAGAIQSLKRYESMGADMTTARLMLSRAYYLNKDYAAAKPLLLQVIEETEKAGKTPTMEDLKLLRSAASETKDNAAREIVAQKLVTYYPADEWWDELIRLGVTSKPGFDQNNPLPLRRLQFAAIKTLDESEYMDLAELALRDTFATEAKNVLDAGYAAGVLGKGANAKAHDALRSRANKGAADDAKNIASGEASASKAKTGAGLVNLGWAYTTMGQADKGIGLIQQGIAKGGLKQPDEAKLRLGQAQAKAGHKEDAIKTFESVKARGGLSDIARMHILLLRQPAAGAAPAAAPAAATASTQ, from the coding sequence ATGTCCCATTTCCGTCTCGCTCGCCTCTGCCTGCTGCTGGCTGCCGTCGGCCTGAACAGCGCGCCTGCCCTGATGACGAGCGCGCATGCGCAAAAGAACGACGCGCCGGCTGCCGCTGCCAAGAACAGCGTGCGTCCGGAGCTGGCCAAGCTGCTCGATCCGGCACAATTGCAGCCTTTGATCAGCGCCAAGAACACGGCTGAGCTGAACGCCCGCCTCGGCCAGGCCGATGCGCTGCCGAACAAGACGCCTTACGAGACCTATGTCATCACGCGCATGAAGATGGTCTCGGCCTCGATTGCCAACGACACCGCTGCCTTCGCAACCACGTCCGAACAGGTCATCCAGTCCGGTTTCGAGCCGAAGGAAATGCAGCCGAAACTGGTGCTGACCCTCGCCGACATGCAGTTCAAGGCGGCCAACTACGCGGGCGCCATCCAGAGCCTGAAGCGCTACGAGTCGATGGGCGCCGACATGACGACGGCACGCCTGATGCTCTCGCGCGCCTACTACCTGAACAAGGACTACGCGGCCGCCAAACCGCTGCTGCTGCAGGTGATCGAAGAGACCGAAAAGGCCGGCAAGACGCCGACCATGGAAGACCTGAAACTGCTGCGCAGCGCCGCCAGCGAGACCAAGGACAATGCTGCCCGTGAAATCGTGGCCCAGAAACTGGTCACCTATTACCCGGCCGATGAATGGTGGGACGAACTGATCCGCCTGGGCGTGACGTCCAAGCCGGGCTTCGACCAGAACAACCCGTTGCCCCTGCGCCGCCTGCAGTTTGCAGCAATCAAGACCCTGGACGAGAGCGAGTACATGGACCTGGCCGAGCTGGCCCTGCGCGACACGTTCGCCACCGAAGCGAAGAACGTGCTGGACGCGGGCTATGCCGCCGGCGTGCTGGGCAAGGGTGCCAACGCCAAGGCCCACGACGCCCTGCGCAGCCGCGCCAACAAGGGTGCGGCCGACGACGCGAAAAACATCGCCAGCGGCGAAGCCTCGGCCAGCAAGGCCAAGACCGGCGCCGGCCTGGTCAACCTGGGCTGGGCCTACACCACCATGGGCCAGGCCGACAAGGGCATCGGCTTGATCCAGCAGGGTATCGCCAAGGGCGGCCTGAAGCAGCCTGACGAGGCCAAGCTGCGTCTCGGCCAGGCCCAGGCCAAGGCCGGCCACAAGGAAGACGCGATCAAGACCTTCGAGAGCGTCAAGGCACGCGGCGGCCTGTCCGACATCGCACGCATGCATATCCTGCTGCTGCGCCAGCCGGCTGCAGGCGCAGCACCGGCAGCCGCGCCGGCGGCCGCTACCGCTTCGACGCAGTAA
- a CDS encoding SIS domain-containing protein: MNSSKSATDSAPATSLMLQEAMSAGDCVALQLSQDTERYAELGRTLRSTNFHSAVTVARGSSDHASSYVAYLIMSRLGRLVTSLPMSLVTLYKSPLVTRDTLAIAISQSGQSPDVVEPIQYFRAGGATTVALVNDDSSPLAQSAAWTMPLHAGKEQSVAATKSFITSLVAGARLVAEWQDDAELKAGVAALPEALRAASQADWSAAIDVLAPARNIMVVGRGISFPIALEAALKFKETSALQAEAFSGAEIKHGPMALIEEGYPLLIFATRGPAQAGLLTLAAEMRGRGARVLLAAPDDVPERDLTLPVAATPDLDPIVAIQAFYVMAAQLSKARGLDPDRPRHLSKVTKTN, encoded by the coding sequence ATGAATTCCAGCAAAAGCGCGACCGACAGCGCACCCGCCACCTCGCTGATGCTGCAGGAGGCCATGTCCGCCGGCGACTGCGTCGCGCTGCAACTGAGCCAGGACACCGAACGCTACGCCGAACTCGGGCGCACGCTCAGGTCGACGAATTTCCACAGCGCGGTGACGGTGGCGCGCGGCAGCTCGGACCATGCGTCAAGCTATGTCGCCTACCTGATCATGTCGCGCCTCGGACGCCTCGTCACCTCGCTGCCGATGTCGCTCGTCACGCTGTACAAATCGCCCCTGGTCACGCGCGACACGCTGGCGATTGCCATTTCGCAGTCGGGCCAGAGCCCGGACGTGGTGGAACCGATCCAGTACTTCCGCGCCGGCGGCGCCACCACGGTGGCCCTGGTGAACGACGACAGCTCGCCGCTGGCGCAGAGCGCCGCCTGGACCATGCCGCTGCATGCCGGGAAGGAGCAGAGCGTGGCCGCCACCAAGAGTTTCATCACGAGTCTCGTCGCCGGTGCGCGCCTGGTGGCCGAGTGGCAGGACGACGCGGAACTGAAAGCCGGCGTTGCCGCCCTGCCCGAGGCCTTGCGCGCGGCGAGCCAGGCCGACTGGTCGGCGGCCATCGACGTGCTGGCGCCAGCGCGCAACATCATGGTGGTGGGTCGCGGCATCAGCTTCCCCATCGCCCTGGAGGCGGCCCTGAAATTCAAGGAAACCTCGGCCCTGCAGGCGGAAGCGTTTTCCGGCGCCGAGATCAAGCACGGCCCGATGGCGCTGATCGAGGAAGGCTATCCGCTGCTGATCTTCGCCACTCGCGGCCCGGCCCAGGCGGGTCTGCTGACCCTCGCTGCCGAGATGCGCGGACGCGGCGCGCGCGTGCTGCTGGCCGCGCCGGACGACGTGCCTGAGCGCGACCTGACCCTGCCGGTGGCCGCCACGCCCGACCTCGACCCGATCGTCGCGATCCAGGCCTTTTATGTGATGGCGGCGCAGCTGTCGAAAGCGCGCGGGCTCGATCCGGACCGGCCGCGTCACCTGAGCAAAGTCACCAAGACCAATTGA